The region CCTTCTCTCTGCAGACAAAGTGAGCGGGGGTGTTGCAAACAGCCCATGCATCGTTGGTTGCGCACTGATATCTCATCTGATCTCGGGCCTTTTCGCAGCTCATGCCGAGCGGACCAAACACTCTTGGTCCATGGCTCAGGGCCGATGGTGATCGTCGACCTCGAGTGGGTGTGCGTCATTTAGGCCTGGCAAACCCCACGCGGGAAGTTGCGGTCAAATCAGCGCTTGACACCTGCGGTTCGCATGCAACAGGTTTACAATTATCGTGTGTTCGTTGCATTGCTGCACTGCGCGTAACGCGGGTCACGATGTATTGCTAGAGAAAGAACCGGCCGGCCTCGATTGCGTCTTTGACGACGTCTTCTTGTTGGCTTGGCTTCAAGTCCGAGTTGAgtgaggttgttgtcaaCGACCCGCGGTGGGTTCTCCCGCGGAACGGGGCGCCCGCAGGAGCGCTACTGCACCGGCTCGTTCGGGTTCTCTTGATCCCTACCCCGTCCGTGATTCGGATTGGTTTTCTTCCCTGACGACGGAGCGCCTCGAATGCCGCTTGCCACAGTGACCGGCCGTCTTCAGCCAATTCGCGCGGCGCTATGCCCGTGTGCCATTCCTCACTGCAGAAGTGCCAGGACTGTTCTGAGGATTTCTAGCCGCAAGAAATGCACTATCGCCATGAAATCCCGAATTGAGAAAGTTTTGATAGCAAATGTCCGAAGGTttgtcccctccccctcctcctctagGACCTTTGGTCTCCGAGAACAAAAGCCCAGGCAGCCCTTTTGACGCTATTTTACAAACAATTATCAAGCGTCGGACCGAGACAGAAGACGCCGGTCTCGGGCACCTGGGCTTCGAGCCAAGGTAATCATTCACATTACGATCCCTTGCGTGTCGAGGCCGTCCGTCATGGAAGAAAAGTCGGATTGTTGGACATCAAATGGGGATCGCAACAGAATGCCATAATGATCTGCACCGATTTACTGGCGTGGGGTTTAGGGGAGCGACTGAGGTGAAGCGCACCACTGATATGACGAACTGCTGAGACACGCTAATGGCTGTGACACAGTCCGGTCCCGCCTACCTGGTTTGGCAGCAGATCCAATCTAGATCAAGCGGGACGATCGACCGGGCTCCCCAGGTTATCAAAAGGATCCAAAAAGTCGGTCGGATCAATGAGAGCAGTGCGATGAAGCAAGCGAGGACACGCCATGCTTTGCTTCTTTGCTGTCAGCATTTGCCCAGAGGTGTGACCACATGAGTTCCCGTTGCTCACTACTGCATAGCAATGCAGCCTCAACACGGCCAACACCTTTTTTATTCGTCACTTTGCTCTGCCAGGCCACCGGCCCCCATTCAACCGCCTTCCGGATATGGGATTGTTGCGCACCAGACTGAGATAAGAGCAGCTGAGCCCCCAGTCCCGCCGAGGGTTACTTGCAGGAGACTATTGCATGCTCTTGGAGGCTGTTGGTGGATGAGATCAGGTTCTGTTCTCGTGGTTCCAGTTAGCACGGTGGGGCTCGGCACGGGGCCTCTGATAGCAACAAGCTTGGTTCTGAtagggaaaaagaaacatcAACAAGCAAAGGAGACCGGCGTCCGGCCGGGATAGCTGTACGGACCGCAGCTGTCAGATTTTTTAGGGCTGCCGCACCCCCGTGCCGGCATCTGTACGTCGGTATATCAGGAAGGTTGGACGAGCCAATCCTCAGGGCTTTTGACCAACCAACAGGCGCATCGACACCGGGATTGCCAAAAGGGATTTACGCTGAGAAACCGTAAACCAACTTGGGTTGCATCGGCCCCCTCGTCGGGGGTGTCACCGTGGTCTCCAAGGCGCCAACATGTTCATGACGCATACGCTTTCATCATTTTCCTGCCTTGAGGGCGTGGCATGGAGGTTTTTCCTGTTGTCATGGAACAGTTACATGGGACCAAGTCTCGAATACCTCTGGTTGACAACGGTTGATTGATTTCAGCCACCTTTCTCTCCCCGCATGCAGCTTCCTTGGCGGACTTCCAACCTCTTAGTGCCACCCATCATTGCCTGGCTGCATGTCGAGGACTCCATTCAAGACAAGGCCTTGAATCCAGAATGAAAGCTATTGACAGGGCACATCCGAACAAGGCGTGTTTCCTTTGTTGCGTGTTGCCTCCTTCCGTTTCTTTgctgcctcccctcccgaAGCCGGCGACATGCGACGACTAACATCCATAGGGGGTGTGGCTAGACGGGAGTCTTGCACAGAACGATGATCTCTTCCGCGCAGAAATGCCAACTCGGAGATGGGGCAGAAGCAACAGGACAGCTGCAATGCGGGGCTCTATCCGGCGTCCATTCCCTGGTGCGAATCTTGCTGCCCGTCCCGCTGCCAAGCTGCTGTCCCACCATTACACAAAGGGGCCTACGTACAGTGAGGGGTAGCTTGAATATGGATAGGGCGGTGACTGTCACAGGCAGTGCGAAATCAAGGCAACAGAACACTGAGGTCATTTCCACCTTCCGACACATACGGACGAGGTTGGCTTGTTCCAGAGGGGCTTGTCTCGTGCCAGAGCCACAGCGCTGCTGAGACTTTTACGAAGACATGATGGAAGCACAATACAATCGCACATTGTGTGTTGAAAGGACGAAATTAGGTATCGGCCCCCAACAGCACTGTTGCCGTCACTCAGCCTACGTCTTAACCACATCCTTCCAGCGATGTGATCCCCAGGAACGGATCGTCTGAACACGGCCACTAAGATCAGAAAGGTCAGGTGTTGGATCACACGCTCAGTTCCTGCTGAGCCCTGGGAGGCCCTGTGCCATCCGGGCGCTTAACTTGGTGATGAGTCTGGTTAAGGTTATCGACGGCTGGCATGCCAAGTCCCTGGATATATTGAttaccccaccatcacccatgACACAGGGCATAAGACGGTTGATACCGTGCAGGCTATCCCTTGAACAAAGCAGGATGAGGCAAGACTCGATGGGCTGAGAGATCACACAGCGCCTTCTTTTCTCGACCTGATCTTCTTTTCACTGACCGAGATCCATTCCGTTGCCGTATCGAAAGTCAATGAAGGCGTCGGCATTGAGCCTGAGTCCGGCAACAAAACGACCGACGGCTGTATAATTATTGTATACGGAGTATCACCACATGCATCTGGCACAGTTTTCGGTTCTCGGTCGCGAACTGCGACCGCTGAGCAGCACCACACCATCTCTCCAAGTTGACGCACGGACGATCCCGGGCAGTCGGTACCCAATCGCATCAAATAACTCACCTGAGACAGGGAGGCATCGATGAAGATGGAGCcacaccccaccaccaccaccaccacctccacgaGGGCGTCAGGGATGGCAGCTCGAACATCTATCATCCTTGCGGCACCGCTCAAGGGCTTGATGAGTAGGATATATATGGGCGGAGGGATGCCATCACCGTTTACACCGTTGCTCTCGTCTCGAAGGGATGTTGGCGGGGGTGGGCGAGGAGCGCACAGTGTTGTCGGAACAAAAGGGACAGGGCGCCTCTGGCGCTTAAATTCACAGTAGCGAGATGATAAACGCGACACGCGACATGCGACatccgatgatgatgaagaaccGGATCACTGCGATGGAACTGTGGCATTTGACTGACGTCGGTACGCCGGCTGTAGGTGCTGCCGTGCTTGTTGGTTCGGGGCTTCAACAAAGAACGACACCTGCTTCCACCGCGGTGCTGTCTAATCCTCGCTCCGTCTTGATCATGGTATACAGTACCCAAAGCCACGACGCGCAGTCGTGGGACGTTTCAGACTCTTGCCCCATTCCTCTGTCAGCTATTCCGAGGTCTGCTATGCAGTGCCAAAcgcaccacctcctccttcatgGGGTTGCACAGCGCTGGACTCTCGTGCTCATCGCACATGTCCGCGCAAGTTACGGTAGGGACTGCCGGCCACCTCCGCCCTTTTGTGAACCTCGGAGCCGAACCTCTTTCTCCCcgcaccaccctcaccggGCGTGGTATAAAACAACGGATGGGAACATAGCGCCACAGGGTCAATCTCGGATTTGGAGGAGCGCTGCCCCTGACGACGGCGTTTTTGAAGGTTCCCTTGCATAACTGGTCGCTTCCTGGAGTTGGGGGCTGCCCGTTGTGCGGCTCTCTTTCTCGGTGTGGCACAGACATGtacacccctcccctttcccgGGTTTACTCCAGTAGGACGGAGCGGGCATGCCGTGCGGCAAAAGGATTTTGACCTCTTGAAAACACTGCCAGACTCCCGGAACCGAAGAAGGATTCTCATATGTATGGGTTGGTGAGTGACGAAGTTGGAACCAACAGCATTGCTTGTTGTCAGGATACCTGTTTCGATGGGCTTTGCGGAGAAAGGcggagatggggggtgggggctTCACAGCCTTGATGAGGTTTTCCAGTTGACACGGAGAGGGGGTAGGTAATTAATAGGTGACCGGAGGATCACTAGGCTGTAAGGAAATGCCTGGAACGAGTGAAGATGAGTGCGGAGGTGGTTACTCATCAAGCCCGTCCAATCTGAGGGGAAAGAATTCTGCTGCCTTTTTGATGGCAGGCGTCGTTGGGGTAAAGGGCGGCCGCTGCTTGATGGCCggctggtgggggaggggggtggtggcgggttTGACGTACACCACCGGGGACCGTTATTCGGGTATCGGAGCTCGATCTCGACGTCTCAGGGGGTGAAGTCGTTGCAGAAGACAAGGGATGAACCCCAGCTCTCAcgtttcctctttttttcttccgAGTTCAAGGCACTCCGAAACACAGAACATCCCACTTGACAAGGCTCCAGACTAGTGAAGTGGACATTCCAGTGTTGACCATGTCGCCTCCCGCTCGCTCGCTGACTGGCGTTCTCTGCAGCTCTCTGCACAACTCGAAACAATAGGTTACGCAAACATTTACAAGACTTAAAACACCGCATGACTAATTTGCACTTGATCCCTACAGACTTTGCACAGCCCTTGGCCGGCACTCAAGGGAAATAAAGCAACATGGAGCTCGGCAGCAGCCTGGAGGGAGAGATTTTGAGTGCCGATGCAGGCCTGAGGCGGCCGTCGAGTTATGGTCGCGTGGCGAcatggttgggtggtggggggagagATGAAACCGGGTGCACTGAGGTCGGGATAAGGGGTTGCAGGGCGGCGCGCGGCACTGCACGGTTCaaggccggaggaggaggattgcCCCGCCATTCGCTCATCTTTTGAGATTGGGATTACTACAATGTCAAGGTTCTGATAGAGTGAGATGTTTTACGAACGGACCTTACCTTGACTTTGTATCGACTGTGCTGAGCGGGCGCCAAGCGACACACCCCTCCGATGACGAGGCAAACTACAAGTCAGCCTCAACCGGTGCAGGAACTAGCAACTCGTATCTTTATCACCACGTTGGTGCTCCCGCAGAAGGGACATCAACTCTAATATCCCTTGTTGCCAAGACAATAATGGAAGATGCCGTTGATGGCGTCCAGGGCCGAGACACTGGCACCTTTGCCTCGTGGTTGACGGCTCTGGCAGCTACCACATGGCCGCTGCTGGCCCTGCGGTCTAGTGCTATAGTcgagatggaggagctgTCACTCAGTGCAAACAGAAAACTGCCTGGCAATCTGGATAAACAGAACAAACGATTCCAAACTTGACCGGATGCTTTGGTGGGTGAGTCGGCCATCAAAGTCAACCGTGATAACTGTGCGGATAGTCAGTTTTCCCACAGTGTTGCgcgaaaaaagaaagaagactATCAGTCACTAGATGGAATCTTCTTCAGATGTTATCGCCATTAAATCGTACGATGGTGACGATGCGGGCTTGCATGGCTTTGCTCGTTCGATGCCCAACCGAGCTTGAAAGAGGTTGGCTTGGCAAAAGTTGACTACCACAAGGGCTGGGGAAGTGGTCTggaagggtggggggggggagggaggaacaGAAAGAGGCCGGGTGCAGCCGAGGAAGAGTTGAGATTCTGATAGAGTTAGACGCCATTGCGAAGACATTTCCTTGTTCGGTTTGGGGTCAAAGCAACACCAAACGCAAGAGACAAAATTCGTTGGAAAGTCTCTCAAGTTTTGTTCATCAGTCATGACGAGATACATCACCCACCgcccctccaaaaaaaaaaaaaatccccACGAAGACCAtgaaccccctcctccacccctccaccccaaaacGTGCCCTGGTCAAAGTCTCCAAAAGATCTCCTGCAACCACAAATTCCTAATTAACCCCTCCCAGACCAATCCCCCTGTGGCTTTTGTCCCTGCAAAAGGAAAGTGACAAAGTGACACCTGCACCTCCCAGGACCAGGTTCTGACAGCGAGCGTCGACGATCATCCCATGCCATCCATCCCCACGATTTTGACAATCCCACCTCACACGCACTTTCAGCCCACCAAGTCAACTGACACGTGGgtcgaaagaaaaaaaagcaagtGTGCAAATCCAACACCGACTCTGCTCGCTTGACGGCGCGATAACCACCTATTTCCGGCCCAAACAAATCAACGAAAATTTAGCGAGTACTCCGAAGCACTGAGGAGTGTACTGTCTGAATCCCATTCAGCAGATGTCAAAAGTGGCGAGTGACAGTATGGCTGTTTTGAAGTAGCATAAGCACAGCTCTTTTTTTGGTCACTTGCTTTTTTGGACCCATCTGACTGACTATGACACCCACTCGTCAACGACGTGTATTTCTACAGATACTCACTTCAAACCCCACACCAGAaaacaagaagcaaaaaTAACAACACACCTCaactctctcttttcctctgCCCACCATGATAAGGTATAATAATTGTACAAAAATCCATGCTATCCGCCCCCCAAAATTAACCCATGCTTAAAACACAACCAACCCTTGCTTGCTGATCAACCAAAAATCCCCATTTCCACTCCAACTTTTTATCGccatgtatgtatgtacagcaacaaaagaaatgacagaaaagaaaaaaaaaagacacttAATACTGATGATACCCAACCATCCCCAtatgatgatgttgttccccatcatccatAATCGCCGTGCTCgctcccccccacccattGTGATGATGAGTGTCATAAACATGATGATGCTGCATTAAACCCCCGTGATAATCCCCATTACTTGCGCTCGTGGTCCTCAAATCGGGAAGCAACAACCCATCCGGTGCGGTCCCCTGCCCGTACGCCAACCCGACATTCACCGGCTCGGGTGTCACCGGCTCGTCTGACGGCGCCCGAGTAGAAGCAGCAGACCGCTGAGAGTGAAGATAGTACCCATCCTGAtgagcttggtggtgataatccaactgttgctgctggtccACCCCCATCGCGGGCATGTCCACCTGCACCAACGGCCCAGCAGGATAAAACCCCGAGTGGCTCCCAGCGTAGGGTGATGtctgcggaggaggaggggggtagTACCCCACCGCCATGGCCGCCACCTGCGCCTGGGCCATGGCATGCGCAATGTTCCGAGCGTGGTTCCTCATGTTGGTCTGGGCATGTCGGGAAGcagacgacaacgacgacgacgacgcggTGCGGATTCTGCCGTTGTAGACTCCGGGTTTGTTAATGCCCCGATGACTACCAGATGACGACCGCCGGGAAAAGTCATCATACCGAAGGGAAGATGAAGACAGGGCACCGCTGCGTCGGGACTGGTTCCCCTTGCGGTAGCGGGTGGTGGATTGGACACCCTCGTGAATGGCCCAGGGCTCAAGGTACCACTCGGTAGATTTCTTTTGGTCGGCTGAAATAGCAGCGGtagcaggagaagaagacgaagccAAAACAACCGGTTTGGTCTCTTCTTCTGGCTGCTTGTCGTCTGCTGTCGAGGGATCGCTCTGGCTGGCGGTGCTGCATTTTCTCTCACGTTTGGTAAAAGCCTGCCAAGACAACTGTTAGCTGCTACCTAACCTGCAGATGTCCCAAAGAGGAAGCCAACATACCATGTTCATGCTCAGATTGTGCCGGATACTGTTCTGCCACCCCTTGGTATcatccttgcccttgtccgTGTTGTCCCGGAACCACTGGTAGATCTCCTGCAGGGTCATGGCGTGGTTCGGCTTGCTCATAAAGGCACGGTAAATGAGCTTTGCGTAGGGCTCTtcgtttttgttgttgttgctgctgctgttgctagTGTTGTTGCTCGTCAAGCCCGAGTCGGATGcgccacccccgccgccgggAATTaccactgctgctgctgctactgctgctgctgatgttggGCTCGGCGCACTGCTGTCGATTTGACTCCCGTTACCCGTTCCGATCGGGGGTGGCGAGTGaggtccaccaccaccacccatcaagTCCTCCATCGTGCCCGGTAATGGCTGTTGCTGCGCGGCGGGTGTTGGACTTGGCAGACCCTCGTCGTAATCTGCCTTTAGACACAGAGTAGTGCTGCAGGGGGACAGCGCGCGAAGGCTTTCTGGTGTCGATACTTCGTTCTGATACTGCCTTGGGCACGGTTCTGTCTGGCTTCGCTGCAGAAAGCTGCCTTCTGCCCCGTCATAACTCTGCAGGGGAAGGTTGTAAGGAAGCCCATCAGCCGGGAAAGAAGTCAGTTCTGGGCCTTGTGAATAAGAAGCAACTAGTTGCTGTCTCGGATAGTGATCCCAAGATACCGAGCGAATGTGTTCTGGAGGCGTCCAGCTACgcgaagatggaggagggagtcCGTCAGCTACCTGACCAGGCCGAGAGCTGTGCAGAGCGTAGTTGTCGAAATCGTCGCTTCCAGTTTGTGACCCTCCCATACAGGCGCTCCacatggaagaagaagctcctTGGCGAGGAACTGAAGAGGGCATGAAAGCCCTCTGGCACTCGCCATCACGGATCCCCATTCCCACAACCAACTGCCCATCAGCGTGGGCTGGATCAGGGGTCGTAGAGTTCGTCCGTGTTACTAGCTGCGGCGATGCCGTGTACATGGCTTCGACACTCGTCAGGGGCGACATGTGAGGAGGCGACTGCGATATCGATGGGTCTCTCTTCACGCTGGCAATAGACGACGGTACTGtaaaggaagaagaaggcgtgttgttgttgttgtggtacAGCTCTGGATCCATCACCGGCAGTTCTGGCGGTGTTGGAATGTTCGACAAGGAAGACTCTGCGTCTCCGGTTCGAAATGGTGCGTACAGTGTCATGTGAGTtcggaggaagaaaaaagaggtcgaggaagacggttgtgggagaaggggggacaATAAACGAGTTTGATATGGCAAAGGATTCGTAGGGCTGGAATGGACAAGCGCGAGGAATGGCGAGAGACGGACAGATGAGTGAAGATCAGTCTGGTGTTTGAGAAAGAGAGCAAGGTCGAGCAGTTGGTCCGCGATCAGCCGGAGGTGACCCCGGGTATTATGTGACCGTGGACGGTTGAGACCCAGAGCAGAGGACCactgtctctctctcacttGAAGAATGTATCTTGGTACCTCGCAGAGACAGTATCCCGGACGGTGGAGTCAAGATCTAGAAGACCAAGACGGGCAAAGATCTAATAGTcagaaaaaggagggggaggggtggaggtaGAAGGGGACAATGACTTGACTACTAGCAAGTGACCAGGAAGCGGGTGCAAGGTAGGGGCCCCTTGCCAGCACACATTGTTTGGTAGACTAGGCCCTATACATCAGCATCCTCTGAGCAGAcggggtgtgtgtgtaccCAAGTGCTGTACgtggggtgaagggggaaaTGGTATGTGTGTAGTATGcggctaggtaggtaccaTCAGACTGCGAGTGTACTTCGGGGAAAAaggtgtgggtgggtggggagggagggaggagtgaGTGTAACGTAGAGGGTTGCTTGTGTGTGCCCTGAGGTTGCAGGTGTGTGGGTAAGTTGTATGCTAAAAAGAGGAGCACGATGCAAACAAGCAGAAGTGTGGCTGTCTGGTAGAATTCCAAAGCTATATCGTACCCGTACAATACGAACACCAGGCACAAGTGTTGACGTGGgtagagagggagagagagagagagagagagagagagcgagaggcGTTGCTCGATGAGGCCTGGGCCAGTAGCCTTATGGCCCATGCCTGCATTGGAGTCCAAAAAAACGGCAGCCAGAAAAAGTGACAGATATCCGACAGGGGATCGACACGGCCGGCCCTGGGCCCACCGAAAAAAGCAGGAAGCCGTAACTGCGTAGACACAAGACAGGCGAGACTCAAGGGCGGTGACGGGTGACGGGTGACAGGCGACAGGCGGCAAAGAAAAGCTCACACAAACTTattgtcttttcttttgttccCTTGCTGCAGCTTGTCGAGGTCGATAGTCGTTCGTGCATGATCCGGATGCCGTTCTGGTTTTCCCCGCTGGTtatggacgacgacgacgactggGGAGTGAGCCATGCCAAACTCAGACCAAAAAGCCGTCCCATTCCGCCAGTCTGCCCCACGGTCCCTCCTACCACTTGACGGACGAGAGCAGTGGAAATGGCGGGAACatgggaaaaaaaagagaaaaaagggcAAGGCCTTGCGGAAGGGTGCAGAGGTCACCGGCCCTCTCGCCATGGGGGGACCAATCAACGATGCTGGCTCAAAACGGCTTTGGACCAATTGGTTGAGCATGTCCAATGACAAACCCGGCCACTGCCTCAACAGGAGGCATTCTGCACCGTGCGATGGACGGCGATGGACGACCATAGGACCTGGCAACAATTTGTGGTTATGCAAAGCGCGTTTCAGTCTTCTAGAAGCTTTGGAGAAAGAGATGCAGGTTCATTTGCGCTGCCTTGTTGATGCTTGTCAGTCCTGGCAGCCAGCCGCAGAGCCAGGGCGCGAGAAGCCGTCTCCCCACGGAGTCAACAAGGACCTTCCCCGGGGGTCCATAACGTCCTCAGCGTCCCCAGCGTCCCCAGCGTCCCAAGCGTCCCGGGGCCATCTGTCGGTCTCCTCCGGTGCTGTCTATCTCTGACGCCCGTCTCCACGTACACGTGCGAAAGGCCCCAAAGGCCCATCTATCCCGGGCGCAGAGAAAGGCCTGCCAAGACGCAGTCACGGGCAAGTCTCGGTAGCGCAGGCGAGGGTTTTCCGAAAGGCGATCTGCTCAAGCGAACAAATGAGTGGCGCGATCATGTTCCACGCTCCGGATTCGGGAGGCGGCATCCTCAGACGTGACGGGGCAGGCCCCATGTCGGCGGAGATAATGGATATGATGACCTGgccaggtggtggtgtcacAAGAAAGAGTCAGGGGAAGTTGAAGAGTGCTGACGTTTGAGATTTTGCTGACTTCTTTTCTCATGACTGTGGACAGCAACAACTTGCTCTGAAATTGGCCGGATTTCCGGTCTTGTGCTGCAGCATCGGCGGTGGATCTTACatgtctgtctgtctctctGTGGTGGCCGACCCCACGGCGCCGGGGAAAAGGGGTCCCCTTCACGGGCCGATGTCGCCCATCGCCCTGGCCACCCTTCCTCTTACGGGCTATGATGATGCTAGGTAGGTATTGTCGATAATCTCCACGATGCAGCGGCAGGTGAGGGATGACCAGAGATTTGGCGTACACTATTTCCTATAATAAATCTTTGGTGGAACGTTAGTTGACCAAACAATGTGAGCACACAATAGCGGTTCCTTCTGACATACCTTCTTGAACTGAAAGTGGAGCTGAAGAATGCCCTTGTCAACACACCAGAGATGTCAGCATCGCGCTCGTAACACAGAGGAGGACGCATAAGGGAGATCAAAATGAAGCCTGGGCGGATTGGCTAGGGGAGGCTGACTATGACCGAAGGCGTGTCTAACGTCAACTGCTGTTGCGCGGCGCACATTTGCCTTCCTAGGCAGATGATTACCCAGTTGGGCCGTCGAGACCTGGGTCGCGCctcacaccacaccaccaccacaagcgGCACAGCATAGCGTTCCCCTGCCAAGCAGCGCCATAATGTGTTGCACAGGTCACAGACATATGTACATACCTTGTCAAAGCTGCTCTTGAAGCCACGCTCCTTCTTGGCGCTGTAGTCCCATTCGCGGTCGACGATGCGGAAGGCGATATCCTCGTAGGGCGGGCCGGCGATGAAACGAATGAGACAGGTGTCTTCGGACCCTGCGGGGGCTAGAGACTCTCCCTTTCTACGGCCGTGCTCCCGGATGATCTTGAATGTCGGTGCTTTGGTCTTGTCGATGAGGTCGGGGTAGAAGATGTTGAACTTGTAGCCCTGAACCAccttgggaggggggtggtcgTGGTCGTAGTGTGTCTGGTTGTACTTGTTCCACTCGTATCCCATCTGCACACGGTTGAAGTAGCGTGGCTTTCGCGGCCGATACTTGTCCGCCCAGAGAGGCTTCAAGACTCCTGGcacctcttcctctgccgTGAAgatctcctcgccctcgctGATCCCCTTTGCAACCTCGCGGTCATACAAGGCCTTGGTCGCCTGAGAGAAGTCTTCGGTGCCGACAACAGCGAAGCGAGCAGTTCCCGGGGGTGGAGCACTGGATGAACCGGCACTGGCGCTGGCACTGGCACTGGCCATCACAGCTGCCGATGGTCCGGATGCCGGCTTAGAGGAAGAACCGGCCGATCCCAACGCCGGCGCCGCCCCGGCGTAGCCATCGGAAGCCTCTAATTCCCTGGCCTTTTCCAGGTCACGGGTCTTGAGCAGGTCGACC is a window of Podospora pseudopauciseta strain CBS 411.78 chromosome 1, whole genome shotgun sequence DNA encoding:
- a CDS encoding hypothetical protein (EggNog:ENOG503P5EF; COG:K), with translation MTLYAPFRTGDAESSLSNIPTPPELPVMDPELYHNNNNTPSSSFTVPSSIASVKRDPSISQSPPHMSPLTSVEAMYTASPQLVTRTNSTTPDPAHADGQLVVGMGIRDGECQRAFMPSSVPRQGASSSMWSACMGGSQTGSDDFDNYALHSSRPGQVADGLPPPSSRSWTPPEHIRSVSWDHYPRQQLVASYSQGPELTSFPADGLPYNLPLQSYDGAEGSFLQRSQTEPCPRQYQNEVSTPESLRALSPCSTTLCLKADYDEGLPSPTPAAQQQPLPGTMEDLMGGGGGPHSPPPIGTGNGSQIDSSAPSPTSAAAVAAAAVVIPGGGGGASDSGLTSNNTSNSSSNNNKNEEPYAKLIYRAFMSKPNHAMTLQEIYQWFRDNTDKGKDDTKGWQNSIRHNLSMNMAFTKRERKCSTASQSDPSTADDKQPEEETKPVVLASSSSPATAAISADQKKSTEWYLEPWAIHEGVQSTTRYRKGNQSRRSGALSSSSLRYDDFSRRSSSGSHRGINKPGVYNGRIRTASSSSLSSASRHAQTNMRNHARNIAHAMAQAQVAAMAVGYYPPPPPQTSPYAGSHSGFYPAGPLVQVDMPAMGVDQQQQLDYHHQAHQDGYYLHSQRSAASTRAPSDEPVTPEPVNVGLAYGQGTAPDGLLLPDLRTTSASNGDYHGGLMQHHHVYDTHHHNGWGGASTAIMDDGEQHHHMGMVGYHQY